The genomic region GTCCTTTTGCATCTGTTGAAGAGCTGAGCTTGCGTACTAACGTTACAAAAACAGTTATTGAAGCAATGACAAGAGCAGGAGTTTTGTCAAGTCTTGATAAAAGCAGTCAAATGTCTTTGTTTTAAGGGTGTGAAAATTTGTCATATAAAACTATTTTAAAAATTGCATCAGCAGAAATTGTTGAAAAAAAATCCCGTTTTATAGGTGCAGCTTTTCCTATAGAAAGCAGTGAAGAGGCAAATGAATATATTTCTGCTGTAAAAAAAGAACATTTTTCAGCAAGACATAACTGTTATGCTTACAGACTGCGTGACGGTACAGAGCGTTACAGTGATGATGGAGAGCCTCAAAAAACAGCGGGACTTCCTATGCTTGATATGTTAAAAAAAGAAGATATAACTGATGTTTTAGTTGTTGTGACAAGATATTTCGGCGGAGTTTTATTGGGAACAGGCGGTCTTGTCAGAGCATATACAGCGGCATCTCAAGAAGCGGTTTACGCTTCACAGATAGTTTTAATGACAGATTTTTGTGTATATAACATTGTTGTTGAATACCAATATTTTGAAAGAATAAAGCTGTTAATTGAAGAATTTGAAGGACAAATTGAAGAAACAAATTTTTCGGAAAATATAAAAATAGCTATCTGTGTAAAGCCCGAAAAAAAGGCTCAGATAGATAAAAAAATTATAGAGCTTACAGCAGGTAAAGCAATTATTGATACAGATATTTTTTATAAATTCAAACCTGAAATCATAAAAAAGTGAGAGTTATTATATAATGAAGAGAAGTCATACACGTAATTTGACGATATCAGCAATTTTAGCTATTATCTCAATTATTTTAACAAGGTTTTTGCCTACTACAATTCCAATAGCAGGTGTTATATCAATCAGACTTGATTTTGGATATATTCCTATTATTTTTGCAGCTCTTTATTTAGGCGGTCTTTACGGAGCAGGTGCAGGTGTTGTGGCTGACCTTATAGGTGCTTTTGTTTTTCCTATAGGACCTTATTTCCCGGGATTTACACTTACTAACTTTTTGGTTGGAATTGTTCCTGTGCTTATAAAGAAAATACTTTCTAAGGTATCTTCTGAGCTTTTAATTTGCTTTATCTCCTCGATATTTATTCAAATTATTGCTTTTGTTCTAAATACTTTATGGCTTATTCTTTTATATAGTCAATCCTTCGCTTTGATAGCACTTCCTCGAGCTTTAGCATCAATTATAATGATTCCTGTATTAACTTTTTCGAGCTATTATTTAATTAAGCTTTCAAAAAGATTAAGACTTTAAAAACAAATCAGCCACTGCTGTTATTTAACGCAGTGGCTGATTTTTTCTATTAAGACCAAACTTCTTCAGTTTCGTTCTTTTTTGTTCTGAGCATAAGGTCATTTATTGCTTCTGTTGCTTTTTTATCTTTATATAATACATTGTATATTTCAGTGATAATAGGCATATCAACGTTTACCTTTTGAGAAAGCATATATGCAGCTGCGGCAGTTTTATATCCTTCAACCGTCATTCCGACTTCTTCAATAGCTTCTTTAGCGGTTTTGCCTTGTCCTATTAAAATACCGCATCTTCTGTTTCTACTGTGCATACTTGTACAGGTAACAATAAGATCACCAAAGCCTGTAAGACCTGTAAAGGTTGATGCCTTTGCACCAAGAGCAACTCCCAATCTTTCCATTTCGGCAATACCGCGTGTCATAAGAGCCGCTTTTGTGTTATCTCCAAGTCCCATACCGTCACAACAGCCGGCGGCAAGAGCAATAACATTTTTCAAAGAACCGCCTAATTCCATTCCGATTATATCATCAGAGGTATAAATTCTGAAGCTTTTATTCATAAAAATATCCTGAAGCTTTTTAGCAAGCTCTAAATCCTCAGAGCCTACTACATTTGTCGTAGGAATTCCTCTTGCAACCTCTTCAGCATGTGAAGGTCCTGAAAGAACAGCTAATTTGCAAAAGGGGAGTTCTTCTTTTATAACCTGGGACATACGAAGCAGGGTTTCTTCTTCAAGTCCTTTGGAAATATTACAAACAACATCATTTTCTTTTAAAATATTTTTTAACAGACGTGCTGTTGAACGAATTGCAAAAGAGGGGACAGCAAGTACATAAACATCAGAAGCGGGTATTTCCTTTAAGTCACTTGTTAAAAAGATGTCTTTGGGAATTTTTACACCTTTGAGCAATTTGTTTTCTCTGTCTTTTTCTAAAGCATCAATTTCCTCTTTAAATAATGACCAAAGAGTAACTTGATGAGAGTTTTTAGACAACATAACAGAAAGAGCAGTACCCCAACCGCCTGAGCCTATTACGCTTATAACAGCCATATTTTTATCTTCCTTTCATATAGCTTATTTGTTTTTTTGGGTTTTCTTAAAAGAAAATTTTGACTCAGTTCCTTTTATAAGTCTTTTTATATTGGAACGATGCATAAAAATTGCAAGAGCAGCAACTAATATAAAAATAATTGCAACGGAAAGCTTATACTGCTCGGGCATAAAAATATAGGATATAATGGGTGTAAGAGATATAGCTAAAACAGAGCCAAGAGATATGTAACGTGAAATTGCAACAATAATAACAAAAAGAGTAACTAAAATAAGACATCCGATAGGGCACATAGCAAGCATAAAGCCGGCGCAGGAAGAAATACCTTTACCGCCCTTAAACTTATAAAAAACAGGGAACATATGACCTATAATACAAAAGAGTCCTGCTAAAGCCATTGATGTTTTATTATCTACGCCGGGAATTAAGAATTGAGAAATCCATATACATATCACACATTTAAAAGCGTCGAGTAAAACAACTGCAAGGCCCGGTAAAGTTCCTATGGTTCTTGCAACATTGGTTCCGCCTGCGTTTCCGCTTCCAAAATCTCTGATATCTTTTTTTAATAATATCTTAGTTAATATTATAGAAAAGCTGATGCTTCCTATAAAATAAGAATATATACAAGGTAAAATATAAGTTATAAAAAAATCCATATCAAAATGACATAAGCTATTTATGCCTTTCCTACCTTTCAAGCTTAGTTTTCAATCTTTTCTCCACGTTCACGGATAATAAGATGAATGGGAGTTCCTGTCATTCCAAAAACTTCTCTTATTCTGTTCTCGATATAACGCTGATAAGAAAAATGGAATAAAGCCTTATTATTAACAAAAATAACAAAAGCAGGTGGCTTTACCGAAGCTTGAGTCATATATAAAAGCTTTAGCCTTTTTCCTTTATCGGAAGGAGGCTGAACCTTTGCGGTAGCATCTGCAAGCATTTCATTTAAAACACCGGTAGCAATTCTGCGAGTTGTCTGTTCATTGACAAAGTTGATTAGTTCAAATAATTTATCAAGACGCTGACCTGTTAAAGCAGAAATAAAAACAATCGGTGCATATGACATAAAGCCTAAGTCTTCTTGTATCTGCTTTCTCTTATTATTCATAGTTTTATCGTCTTTTTCAACGATATCCCATTTGTTAGCAACAACTACACAAGCTTTTCCTTTTTCGTGAGCAAAGCCTGCAATTTTTGTATCTTGCTCAGTAACACCGTCACGGGCATCAAGCATAATAACAACAACATCGGCACGTTCAACAGCTAATAAAGAACGTATAACACTGTATTTTTCAACATTTTCCTCTATCTTAGAACGTCTTCTCATTCCCGCAGTGTCAATAAAATTAAATTTGCCGAATTTGTTTTCAACGTATGCATCTATTGCATCTCTTGTAGTTCCTGCAATATCTGATACAATAACTCTTTCTTCGCCGAGAATTTTATTTATAAGAGAGGATTTTCCTACATTTGGTTTTCCGACAACCGCAACATTTATACAATCCTCTTCTTCTTTTTCGCTTTCATCTTTAGGGATATATTCAAAAACCTTATCCAATAAATCTCCGGTACCATGACCGTGAACAGAGGAAATTGCAATCGGTTCATCAAGACCCAAATTATAGAATTCGTAAAATTCCGTAGGAAGATTTCCTATACTGTCAACCTTATTTACGCAAAGAACAATAGGCTTTGAAGATTTTCTAAGCATAGCAGCAACATCTCTGTCTGCCGCAGTAACGCCTGTACGTAAGTCTGTCATCATTATAATAACGTCAGCGTTATCAATAGCTATCTGAGCTTGTTCACGCATACGCTTAAGAATATAATCTTCGCTTGCAGGCTCTATTCCGCCTGTATCAATTAAAAGAAAATGGCGATTAAGCCATTCACCCTCGGCGTAAATTCTATCACGGGTAACACCGGGAGTATCTTCAATTATAGAAAGTCGTTTGCCGATTAACTTGTTGAAAAGAGTAGATTTTCCAACATTAGGACGTCCGACAATAGCAATAACCGGTTTAGCCAACAGTATTACCTCCCATTTCATAAATTAAATCAATAAAAGTACCGCCGTCACAGTCGACAGGTATTATTTTAACATTAAGCTCTTTTTCAAGCTGAGGTATGGTATAATCATCAAGAAATGTATTTGTGCCGTGTCTTAACATAGCAGAGGATATAAGCAACGTTTCATAAAGCTTTTTACCCTTAAGCTGTTTTAAAATATCCTGTCCTGTAAGAAGGCCTGCAACATTTACGCTTCTTCCGAAAAAATCGTTTTCTATTGCATATATTTCATACTCTAAATTATGCCATTTTTTTCGTGCTTCGTCAAGTAAACTTTTTAAAAACGGAGCAGCAGATGTTCCTGTAGCCACGGAAAAGCGAACATCTTTTTTCAGTGCTTCCATTTCTTCAAATTCATAGTGAAATTCTTGTTCAAACTGCCTTAAAAGACCTACTCCGTTTTCAAGCTGCTCATACTCTTCGTAATATTCATTGTCGGGAATATCAAGCTCTGCTTTTATATACATTTCGT from Oscillospiraceae bacterium harbors:
- a CDS encoding YigZ family protein, which translates into the protein MSYKTILKIASAEIVEKKSRFIGAAFPIESSEEANEYISAVKKEHFSARHNCYAYRLRDGTERYSDDGEPQKTAGLPMLDMLKKEDITDVLVVVTRYFGGVLLGTGGLVRAYTAASQEAVYASQIVLMTDFCVYNIVVEYQYFERIKLLIEEFEGQIEETNFSENIKIAICVKPEKKAQIDKKIIELTAGKAIIDTDIFYKFKPEIIKK
- a CDS encoding folate family ECF transporter S component codes for the protein MKRSHTRNLTISAILAIISIILTRFLPTTIPIAGVISIRLDFGYIPIIFAALYLGGLYGAGAGVVADLIGAFVFPIGPYFPGFTLTNFLVGIVPVLIKKILSKVSSELLICFISSIFIQIIAFVLNTLWLILLYSQSFALIALPRALASIIMIPVLTFSSYYLIKLSKRLRL
- a CDS encoding NAD(P)H-dependent glycerol-3-phosphate dehydrogenase, which encodes MAVISVIGSGGWGTALSVMLSKNSHQVTLWSLFKEEIDALEKDRENKLLKGVKIPKDIFLTSDLKEIPASDVYVLAVPSFAIRSTARLLKNILKENDVVCNISKGLEEETLLRMSQVIKEELPFCKLAVLSGPSHAEEVARGIPTTNVVGSEDLELAKKLQDIFMNKSFRIYTSDDIIGMELGGSLKNVIALAAGCCDGMGLGDNTKAALMTRGIAEMERLGVALGAKASTFTGLTGFGDLIVTCTSMHSRNRRCGILIGQGKTAKEAIEEVGMTVEGYKTAAAAYMLSQKVNVDMPIITEIYNVLYKDKKATEAINDLMLRTKKNETEEVWS
- the plsY gene encoding glycerol-3-phosphate 1-O-acyltransferase PlsY produces the protein MDFFITYILPCIYSYFIGSISFSIILTKILLKKDIRDFGSGNAGGTNVARTIGTLPGLAVVLLDAFKCVICIWISQFLIPGVDNKTSMALAGLFCIIGHMFPVFYKFKGGKGISSCAGFMLAMCPIGCLILVTLFVIIVAISRYISLGSVLAISLTPIISYIFMPEQYKLSVAIIFILVAALAIFMHRSNIKRLIKGTESKFSFKKTQKNK
- a CDS encoding ribosome biogenesis GTPase Der, which gives rise to MAKPVIAIVGRPNVGKSTLFNKLIGKRLSIIEDTPGVTRDRIYAEGEWLNRHFLLIDTGGIEPASEDYILKRMREQAQIAIDNADVIIMMTDLRTGVTAADRDVAAMLRKSSKPIVLCVNKVDSIGNLPTEFYEFYNLGLDEPIAISSVHGHGTGDLLDKVFEYIPKDESEKEEEDCINVAVVGKPNVGKSSLINKILGEERVIVSDIAGTTRDAIDAYVENKFGKFNFIDTAGMRRRSKIEENVEKYSVIRSLLAVERADVVVIMLDARDGVTEQDTKIAGFAHEKGKACVVVANKWDIVEKDDKTMNNKRKQIQEDLGFMSYAPIVFISALTGQRLDKLFELINFVNEQTTRRIATGVLNEMLADATAKVQPPSDKGKRLKLLYMTQASVKPPAFVIFVNNKALFHFSYQRYIENRIREVFGMTGTPIHLIIRERGEKIEN